In one Podarcis muralis chromosome 7, rPodMur119.hap1.1, whole genome shotgun sequence genomic region, the following are encoded:
- the NUDT7 gene encoding peroxisomal coenzyme A diphosphatase NUDT7, producing the protein MTDDFGLGLCKMAADDDKRGRISVKDKAILNLKKFDVGDRFSHITLPKASVLIPLMVKDGKLWVLFTVRSMKLRRSPGDVCFPGGRSDPTDRDEIATALREAKEEVGLHPEQAEVICRLLPVIDKTRSLVTPVVAFIEDTFQARLNPEEVSDVFSVPLEYFIRPLKYTGIPKKMGSIDYLLHSFEYDDSERNTSFRIWGLTAHFAVFLALAIFREKPTFEVPYDLDNWNSSVENHFIELINMVKSKL; encoded by the exons ATGACAGATGACTTTGGACTCGGGCTTTGCAAAATGGCTGCTGATGACGACAAACGAGGAAG AATAAGTGTGAAAGATAAAGCTATACTGAACTTAAAGAAGTTTGATGTTGGAGACAGATTTTCTCATATAACACTTCCAAAAGCCTCTGTTCTTATTCCGCTGATGGTTAAGGATGGAAAGCTGTGGGTTCTTTTCACTGTCAGATCAATGAAG CTGAGAAGATCCCCAGGAGATGTGTGTTTTCCAGGAGGTAGAAGTGACCCAACAGACAGAGATGAAATAGCAACAGCTCTCCGTGAAGCCAAGGAAGAAGTGGGGCTCCATCCTGAACAGGCTGAAGTCATCTGTAGGCTTCTACCTGTAATAGATAAA actCGTTCTTTAGTAACTCCAGTTGTCGCCTTCATAGAGGATACATTCCAAGCCCGTCTTAATCCAGAAGAAGTCAGTGATGTGTTTTCAGTACCATTGGAGTATTTTATTAGGCCTTTAAAGTACACAGGCATTCCCAAAAAGATGGGCAGTAttgattatttattgcattctttTGAATATGATGACTCGGAACGCAATACTTCATTTCGAATATGGGGACTCACAGCACACTTTGCAGTATTCCTTGCTCTTGCAATTTTTAGAGAAAAACCAACATTTGAAGTTCCGTATGATCTTGATAACTGGAATTCTTCAGTTGAGAACCATTTCATAGAGTTAATCAATATGGTGAAAAGCAAACTTTAA